CGAGCGGCAGCTCAGGGAGCACTTGGCGGCGCGCCCTGACGCGACCCTCTCGAGCCTGGTGCAGGAGGCGCTGCGGGCGCACCTGGCAGGGAAGCGGAACCTGGGAGCGCTGCTGGAGCTG
This is a stretch of genomic DNA from Deinococcota bacterium. It encodes these proteins:
- a CDS encoding ribbon-helix-helix domain-containing protein — encoded protein: MRHTIYLPDDLERQLREHLAARPDATLSSLVQEALRAHLAGKRNLGALLELAGAVTGVGVDARDRAEDAGTCCQ